Proteins from a single region of Desulfobacter postgatei 2ac9:
- the flgA gene encoding flagellar basal body P-ring formation chaperone FlgA has product MNTSTIYKKFLMAVSCLACMFAFSLPVLATPPGKIIIEVARTAEVISPVIYLGEIAKITAPDFFKEELTRIDLGKSPGAGRMKQLSGERVTAAITAMGLNDNDINIQVPKRVFVKRAGQDLDPSYVEKELEQFLSGFLPKDKFKLTAFSVRGIEPYPKGNLSLVFDKRYTPSDNGRLSVHAEVWVDGVKQDRLTVTGRLSQMKPVVVAATRLERGQTITPADVTLRDMDLFGQQPDVMTSVEQVNGMVTTRTIDKGECVTRGEFKQAPSIEKGAVVKLVAQKNRLSIVTLGISKEDGYPGQPVTVQNLTSGKVVRGIVRADGTVEVVF; this is encoded by the coding sequence ATGAATACCTCCACGATTTATAAAAAATTTTTGATGGCAGTGTCCTGTCTGGCCTGCATGTTTGCTTTCAGTCTGCCGGTCTTGGCCACCCCGCCGGGGAAAATTATTATTGAGGTTGCCCGGACAGCAGAAGTGATAAGCCCTGTCATATATTTAGGAGAGATCGCAAAGATAACAGCCCCTGATTTTTTCAAAGAAGAACTGACCCGCATTGATCTTGGGAAATCACCCGGGGCCGGACGGATGAAACAGCTTTCAGGTGAAAGGGTTACAGCCGCCATAACCGCCATGGGCCTTAATGACAATGATATTAATATACAGGTGCCTAAACGGGTGTTTGTCAAACGCGCCGGTCAGGACCTTGACCCGTCGTACGTGGAAAAGGAGCTTGAACAGTTTTTATCCGGCTTTTTGCCAAAGGATAAATTCAAGTTAACGGCCTTCAGTGTCCGGGGGATTGAACCCTATCCCAAGGGCAATTTATCCCTGGTGTTTGATAAACGATATACACCTTCAGACAATGGCCGCCTGTCCGTTCATGCCGAAGTTTGGGTGGACGGCGTCAAACAAGACCGATTGACCGTCACAGGGCGTCTCTCACAGATGAAGCCTGTCGTTGTAGCGGCAACGCGCCTGGAAAGGGGACAGACCATTACCCCGGCTGATGTCACCCTGCGTGACATGGACCTATTCGGACAGCAGCCGGATGTAATGACTTCGGTTGAGCAGGTCAACGGTATGGTGACAACCCGGACCATTGACAAAGGAGAATGCGTGACCAGGGGTGAATTCAAACAGGCGCCGTCCATTGAAAAAGGCGCTGTGGTAAAACTGGTGGCCCAAAAAAATCGTTTATCCATTGTTACGTTAGGAATCAGTAAGGAGGACGGCTATCCGGGCCAGCCTGTGACAGTGCAAAATTTAACATCGGGAAAAGTGGTGCGCGGCATTGTTAGGGCAGACGGCACCGTGGAAGTCGTTTTTTAG
- a CDS encoding flagellar hook-basal body protein, whose translation MILEMTRPTQGGLRQERKLEAVSNNLANASTIGFKKDFVSFDKAFKARVDQDFTQGDVIKTDNPLDVALGPQGLFKVETPDGIKYTRNGNFSLSSEGILVDKSGNPVMGQGGAIFIDTVDPNTSVNIDEYGQIFLNNEILDTLDVVSFENMKGLEKTGDNLFVYTGDTADEIPPENVRVEAGSLEQANVQVVEEMAKMIDYQRMFETYTKSMKTFDEIDSKAINDVGLFT comes from the coding sequence ATGATTCTTGAAATGACGCGGCCGACCCAGGGCGGGTTAAGGCAGGAAAGAAAACTTGAAGCCGTCTCCAATAATCTGGCCAATGCCTCCACCATTGGGTTTAAAAAAGATTTCGTCAGTTTTGATAAAGCATTCAAGGCCCGGGTGGATCAGGACTTTACCCAGGGTGATGTTATAAAAACCGATAATCCCCTGGATGTGGCCTTAGGCCCCCAGGGCCTTTTCAAAGTGGAAACCCCGGACGGCATAAAATACACGCGAAACGGAAATTTTTCTTTGAGCAGCGAAGGCATTCTTGTGGATAAAAGCGGTAATCCTGTCATGGGTCAGGGCGGGGCGATCTTCATTGATACTGTCGACCCAAATACAAGTGTAAATATTGATGAATACGGGCAAATCTTTTTAAATAATGAAATTTTGGATACCCTTGATGTGGTCTCCTTTGAAAACATGAAAGGGCTTGAGAAAACCGGAGATAATCTGTTTGTCTATACCGGAGATACAGCAGATGAAATTCCCCCTGAAAATGTCAGGGTTGAAGCCGGCTCCCTTGAGCAGGCCAATGTTCAGGTCGTAGAAGAAATGGCTAAAATGATTGATTATCAGCGGATGTTTGAAACTTACACCAAGTCCATGAAGACATTTGATGAAATTGATTCAAAGGCAATAAATGACGTAGGGCTGTTTACATAA
- a CDS encoding flagellar basal body L-ring protein FlgH, protein MQSIHKQIIRGGVALLLTLMAGTFTGCMSGRGESALSVVPQDTIPAPAVQPEYTMAKPVEGSLWTAQNRFLLDDTKAAYVGDTVIVDIVENASSEMEVNSEGGRTTSMSVGVPTLNAFGKVTHLGGGSDGGNLIDTSFENSTKGEAASDRSGQVTASIAARVTEVMPNGNLSIFGRRAMKVDNEVQYIMVSGIVRPEDIDSDNRVESTSLADSRIEYYGRGALADKQKPGWGTRIIDNIWPW, encoded by the coding sequence ATGCAGTCCATTCATAAACAAATAATACGTGGGGGAGTCGCATTGTTGCTGACGCTTATGGCAGGGACGTTTACCGGTTGTATGTCCGGTCGCGGGGAGTCGGCCTTAAGCGTTGTGCCCCAGGACACAATACCTGCACCTGCCGTGCAACCTGAATACACCATGGCAAAGCCTGTGGAAGGCTCTCTTTGGACGGCGCAGAACAGATTCCTGCTGGATGACACCAAGGCGGCTTATGTCGGGGATACGGTGATCGTGGATATTGTCGAAAACGCCTCTTCGGAAATGGAGGTAAATTCCGAGGGTGGGCGGACAACCAGTATGTCGGTGGGAGTGCCTACATTGAATGCATTCGGAAAAGTAACGCATCTTGGCGGCGGTTCTGATGGAGGCAACCTCATTGACACCAGTTTTGAAAATTCCACCAAAGGGGAGGCCGCAAGTGACCGGTCAGGTCAGGTAACCGCCTCTATTGCGGCCCGGGTTACGGAGGTAATGCCCAACGGCAACTTGAGCATTTTCGGACGCAGGGCCATGAAAGTGGATAATGAGGTTCAGTACATCATGGTCTCAGGAATTGTCAGACCCGAGGACATTGATTCGGACAATCGGGTGGAATCCACCTCGTTAGCGGACTCTCGCATTGAGTACTACGGCAGAGGGGCCCTGGCCGACAAACAGAAACCGGGCTGGGGTACGCGGATAATTGATAATATTTGGCCCTGGTAA
- a CDS encoding flagellar GTP-binding protein — MDKKIFRAPNIQTALAGIKEELGPDAMILSTRKVPKSPRDPYAKTMFEVEAAIPSTGDNKPESPLVQDVKALKSDLAQIKDILSVAGFGSGVSSILCNHFESVGVLASLLRCGVSERLAADLVQKAALDLDKTLDTATQMKQLKKSVMGLCLDQFRTKDFFTRHNASGLPQVAAFVGPTGVGKTTTIAKLAACLSFTRKMKVGLVSIDNYRIGAFEQLKAYAGIMGLPCMPAFSRQDLACALDRMKSMDLVLIDTAGHSHYDKEKIDEILELVRNDFQISVHLTLSVTSELINMKEAASAFSVFNPDTYVFTKTDETKRCGKILDQAASYDLPVSLVTNGQKVPEDLIIPDRHELLKIILKKEPKGD, encoded by the coding sequence ATGGATAAAAAAATTTTCAGGGCACCGAATATCCAGACCGCCCTTGCCGGGATCAAGGAGGAACTTGGGCCCGATGCCATGATTCTTTCCACCCGAAAGGTGCCCAAATCCCCAAGAGATCCCTACGCAAAGACCATGTTCGAGGTTGAGGCCGCAATCCCTTCGACCGGTGACAACAAACCTGAATCCCCTCTTGTCCAGGATGTGAAAGCCCTTAAGTCAGATCTTGCGCAAATAAAAGACATCCTTTCTGTAGCCGGTTTTGGTTCCGGGGTATCCTCCATTCTGTGCAACCATTTTGAGTCCGTAGGTGTGCTGGCATCCCTGCTTCGCTGCGGCGTCAGCGAACGCCTGGCGGCAGATCTTGTTCAAAAAGCTGCCTTAGATTTGGATAAAACCCTTGATACGGCAACACAAATGAAGCAGTTGAAAAAGAGCGTTATGGGCCTTTGCCTGGATCAATTTCGCACCAAGGATTTTTTCACACGGCATAACGCTTCGGGGCTCCCCCAGGTGGCGGCCTTTGTGGGGCCGACCGGTGTGGGAAAAACCACCACCATTGCCAAACTGGCGGCCTGTTTAAGTTTTACCCGGAAAATGAAGGTGGGCTTAGTCTCCATAGACAATTACAGGATCGGGGCCTTTGAGCAGCTCAAAGCGTATGCCGGCATCATGGGGCTGCCCTGTATGCCTGCCTTTTCACGCCAGGATCTGGCATGCGCCCTGGACCGGATGAAATCCATGGATCTGGTGCTTATTGATACGGCCGGACACAGCCATTACGATAAGGAAAAAATTGACGAAATCCTTGAACTGGTCAGAAATGATTTCCAGATCAGTGTTCATTTAACCTTGAGTGTTACCTCTGAATTGATTAATATGAAAGAAGCGGCATCTGCTTTTTCCGTATTTAATCCAGACACCTATGTGTTTACAAAAACTGATGAGACAAAAAGATGCGGGAAAATCCTTGACCAGGCGGCAAGCTATGACTTGCCGGTTTCATTGGTGACCAACGGCCAGAAGGTGCCCGAGGATTTGATTATCCCGGACCGCCATGAGCTTTTGAAGATAATTCTGAAAAAAGAGCCCAAAGGAGATTAG
- a CDS encoding FliA/WhiG family RNA polymerase sigma factor yields the protein MKYPLKKNQAAWETWRQESIVNYAYLVRYIASRFAMRLPASVLFDELMSAGSLGLIDAVDKFDPGKHVSLETYARYRIKGAILDELRSMDTYSRSMRKKIQNIARAAKTIEDEKGRPADDDEISEALGVDLETYQNMLTDIHGAAVLSLDDFIKTKTNDISYQTRFQAGLRDDENPENDFYRAELKSVLVKAIKKLTEKEQIVISLYYYDELTLKEIGEVLSLTESRICQIHTAVLVKLHASLDSYGK from the coding sequence ATGAAATACCCCCTTAAAAAAAATCAAGCGGCGTGGGAAACCTGGCGACAGGAGAGTATTGTCAATTACGCTTATCTGGTCCGGTACATTGCCTCCCGGTTTGCCATGCGTCTGCCCGCCAGTGTGCTTTTTGACGAACTGATGTCAGCAGGTTCCCTGGGCCTCATTGATGCGGTGGATAAATTTGATCCAGGCAAACATGTCAGCCTTGAGACCTATGCCCGGTATCGTATTAAAGGGGCCATTCTGGATGAATTGCGCAGCATGGACACCTATTCAAGGTCCATGCGAAAAAAAATCCAGAATATCGCCCGGGCTGCAAAAACCATTGAGGATGAAAAGGGGCGGCCGGCCGATGACGATGAAATCAGTGAGGCGTTGGGTGTCGATCTGGAAACTTACCAGAATATGCTGACCGATATCCATGGGGCTGCTGTCCTCAGCCTGGATGATTTCATCAAGACGAAAACAAATGATATTTCTTACCAGACCCGTTTTCAGGCCGGACTCAGAGATGACGAAAATCCCGAAAACGACTTTTACCGAGCAGAATTGAAATCCGTTCTGGTGAAGGCCATCAAAAAATTAACGGAAAAAGAGCAGATTGTTATCTCTCTTTACTATTATGACGAACTGACCTTGAAAGAAATTGGAGAGGTTTTGTCTTTGACGGAATCCAGGATATGTCAAATCCATACGGCTGTTCTGGTGAAACTGCACGCAAGCCTGGATAGTTATGGGAAATAA
- a CDS encoding flagellar basal body P-ring protein FlgI, whose product MNNLLKKITIGIGAVLCLLSLSEPAMATRIKDMAAIQGVRSNQLTGYGLVVGLNGTGDKNNILFTRQSLTNMLKKMNLHFNKNQIKVKNVAAVMATANIPPFARIGDRIDITVSSLGDATSLKGGTLLMMPMKGVNGNVYAIAQGAVSLAIPAGVNDRSSHLLTARIINGATVEREIPFRLEGKEQLTLSLFRPDFTTARRVGDTINAALGEGIAKIIDAGSIRLNVPESMQQEHVAEFIADVEGLSVVPDTVAKVVINEKTGTVVIGSEVTISNVAVAHGDLNVTIQGQNPQYIMELPGTSTIGELVNGLNSLGVQPRDLISILESIKAAGALQASLEIL is encoded by the coding sequence ATGAACAATCTGTTGAAAAAAATAACCATCGGTATAGGGGCCGTGCTGTGTCTGCTTTCCCTCTCAGAGCCCGCCATGGCCACCCGAATCAAGGACATGGCCGCCATCCAGGGGGTCCGTTCCAATCAGCTCACCGGATACGGTCTGGTGGTGGGGCTTAACGGCACAGGAGATAAGAACAATATTCTATTCACCCGCCAATCTTTGACCAATATGCTTAAAAAAATGAATCTTCATTTTAACAAAAACCAGATCAAGGTCAAGAATGTGGCCGCCGTCATGGCCACGGCAAATATTCCGCCCTTTGCCCGGATCGGGGACCGCATCGACATCACGGTTTCGTCGTTAGGTGATGCCACAAGCCTTAAGGGCGGAACCCTTTTAATGATGCCCATGAAAGGGGTTAACGGTAACGTTTATGCCATTGCCCAGGGTGCAGTAAGTCTTGCGATACCCGCCGGTGTGAACGACCGGAGCAGTCATCTTCTCACGGCCCGGATTATCAACGGGGCCACAGTGGAGCGCGAGATCCCATTTCGTCTGGAAGGAAAAGAACAATTGACGTTATCCCTGTTCCGGCCGGATTTCACCACGGCCCGGCGGGTGGGCGATACCATCAATGCCGCTTTAGGGGAAGGGATTGCAAAGATTATTGATGCCGGTTCCATCCGTCTGAACGTGCCCGAATCCATGCAGCAGGAACATGTAGCCGAGTTTATTGCCGATGTGGAAGGGCTCTCTGTGGTTCCGGATACCGTTGCCAAGGTTGTGATCAATGAAAAAACCGGTACGGTGGTTATCGGCAGTGAGGTGACCATTTCAAATGTGGCCGTGGCCCATGGAGATCTGAACGTGACGATCCAGGGACAAAACCCCCAGTATATTATGGAACTACCCGGCACCTCCACCATCGGAGAACTGGTTAATGGACTGAACTCTTTAGGGGTCCAGCCCAGGGACCTGATCAGTATTCTGGAAAGTATTAAGGCGGCCGGGGCGCTACAGGCCAGTCTGGAGATACTTTAG
- the flgG gene encoding flagellar basal-body rod protein FlgG: protein MIRALWSAATGMMAQDTQIGVTANNLANSSTTGFKKSRAAFEDLMYMTQRVAGQTTPGGGQVPTGIQVGMGVNTAGVQKIFTQGDYVQTDNQLDFAIQGEGFFRVLHGDEDMYTRAGDFSLDSEGYVTSQAGDRLQPEISIPSEAVTITLDNDGTLTVFADDDTILATEQVLVTTFVNPAGLYAVGGNLFRETEGSGTPQENTPGENGAGTVLNYYIESSNVDVVEEMVSLISGQRTYEANSKSITTADSMLATAVQLKS, encoded by the coding sequence ATGATACGGGCACTTTGGTCGGCAGCTACAGGAATGATGGCCCAGGATACGCAGATTGGCGTTACCGCCAATAACCTGGCCAACTCTTCCACCACCGGGTTTAAAAAATCCCGGGCAGCATTTGAGGATTTAATGTATATGACCCAGCGGGTCGCAGGACAGACAACCCCCGGCGGGGGACAGGTGCCTACCGGAATTCAGGTGGGTATGGGCGTGAATACGGCAGGTGTTCAAAAAATATTTACCCAGGGAGATTATGTCCAGACTGATAATCAGCTGGACTTTGCCATTCAGGGAGAGGGATTTTTCAGGGTCCTGCACGGGGACGAGGATATGTATACCCGGGCCGGGGATTTTTCCCTGGACAGCGAGGGGTACGTTACCTCCCAGGCAGGGGACCGTCTTCAGCCCGAGATATCCATCCCTTCGGAGGCTGTTACGATTACCCTGGACAACGACGGGACCCTGACCGTATTTGCCGACGATGATACCATTCTGGCCACAGAGCAGGTGCTTGTAACCACCTTTGTGAATCCCGCCGGACTATATGCCGTAGGCGGCAACCTGTTCAGGGAAACCGAAGGTTCGGGCACCCCCCAGGAAAATACGCCGGGGGAAAACGGGGCCGGAACCGTGTTGAACTACTATATTGAAAGTTCCAACGTAGATGTTGTAGAGGAGATGGTCAGTCTGATTTCAGGCCAGCGCACCTATGAGGCCAATTCAAAATCCATCACCACCGCCGATAGTATGCTGGCAACGGCGGTCCAGTTAAAATCTTAA
- the fliK gene encoding flagellar hook-length control protein FliK yields MIPSHPLTSLILSGSSQEHSKLSGIMNLKPGQIVPDSNPRPEADNSFQRTFSQSFSLAKIFQGLSALSQTQEPILSDILMELSLKSDVRDDQFLSKVIKNMGLGFEKKLATALEKAGDKKTVAHEIKQLATQDLKAASLSLAGTEGDPAKASVLKHISEALDNFAQLNVKSGDSGQSQDGVRFLMPFPVWREGGFDFGQLMIDMGKRGTADTEKKMLSISFLLNMTALGPLRADFSILDKTIAGRFLLENQASCDYLAPRISELRQRLAGIGYQAGNIDCQVARPEQIAPTSLMLSMKTPDQIPGLNIVV; encoded by the coding sequence ATGATTCCCAGCCATCCCCTTACGTCCCTGATACTTAGCGGCAGCAGCCAGGAACACTCCAAACTGTCAGGTATCATGAATTTAAAGCCCGGCCAGATTGTCCCGGATTCAAACCCACGTCCAGAGGCGGATAACTCCTTTCAGAGGACCTTTTCCCAATCTTTTTCACTGGCAAAAATTTTCCAGGGATTGAGTGCGCTCAGCCAGACCCAGGAACCGATTCTGAGTGATATCCTTATGGAACTTTCCCTGAAATCCGATGTCCGGGATGATCAGTTCCTGTCCAAAGTAATAAAAAATATGGGCTTAGGCTTTGAAAAGAAACTCGCAACCGCTCTTGAAAAGGCCGGGGATAAAAAAACGGTTGCGCATGAGATCAAACAATTGGCGACCCAGGACTTAAAAGCTGCCTCTTTATCCCTTGCCGGCACAGAAGGTGATCCGGCAAAAGCCTCTGTATTGAAACATATTTCAGAGGCGTTGGATAATTTTGCCCAGTTAAATGTCAAATCAGGGGATAGTGGGCAAAGTCAGGATGGCGTACGATTTCTGATGCCCTTTCCTGTCTGGCGGGAAGGTGGTTTTGATTTCGGCCAGCTCATGATAGACATGGGAAAGAGAGGCACAGCAGATACAGAAAAAAAGATGCTCAGTATTTCCTTTTTATTGAACATGACCGCCCTTGGCCCCTTACGGGCAGATTTTTCCATTCTGGATAAAACCATTGCCGGCCGATTTTTATTGGAAAATCAGGCAAGCTGTGATTACCTTGCCCCAAGAATTTCAGAGTTGAGACAGCGTCTGGCAGGAATCGGATATCAGGCAGGAAATATCGACTGCCAAGTGGCCCGACCGGAACAAATTGCCCCGACCAGTTTAATGCTTTCCATGAAAACACCCGATCAGATTCCGGGTCTCAATATTGTGGTTTGA
- the flhA gene encoding flagellar biosynthesis protein FlhA has translation MAAENVGIMATMKKESSDILMVLAFIGILMAMILPLHPIILDFFLALNISLAVVVLITTMYTQKPLDFSIFPSLLLMLTLFRLSLNVASTRLILLHGSEGPEAAGAIIMSFGAFVVGGNYVVGLIIFIILVLINFMVITKGAGRIAEVAARFTLDAMPGKQMAIDADLNAGMIDEIEAGERRAAIARESEFHGAMDGASKFVRGDAIAGIVITLINIGAGFLIGVVQQGMPLGEALTNYTLLTVGDGLVSQIPALLISAASGLLVSRSGADSKMGQAFAKHLFSSTTPVMVGAVVVFLIGVIPGLPTIPFMTLGITMGTIAWYFLGQEGKKEEEKQQAIEKAQTQAQEETPGKPEDVDHLLRLDTMELEVGYGLIPLVDKQQDGTLLGRIKAIRRQFATEMGIIVPPIHIRDNLNLSPAQYRLMIKGVETAGAELMVNHYLAMDPGGAAKKIDGIDTVEPAFNLPALWIPMSREEEAKFSGYTVVDNSTVIATHLTEIIRNNAHNLLSRQDVQHLLDNLAKTSPKVVEELVPNLLSVGAVQKVLQNLLRERVSIRDLLTIVETLADFAPAGKDPDLLTEYVRQRVAKGMLAPYLQPGKKLQVMTLDRRLEEILTKNIKRTDHGTYLALEPVLITEFVGAVSKQVEKLITLNTQPVLMTSPTLRRHVRRLIEPSLPNVFVVSHAEIVDDINLQAVGKVTLKNG, from the coding sequence ATGGCCGCAGAAAACGTCGGTATCATGGCCACAATGAAGAAAGAGTCATCAGATATCCTGATGGTTCTGGCCTTTATCGGCATTCTCATGGCGATGATTCTGCCCTTGCATCCCATTATCCTTGATTTCTTTCTGGCCCTGAATATCTCCCTTGCCGTGGTGGTACTGATCACCACCATGTATACCCAGAAACCACTGGACTTCAGTATCTTTCCTTCCCTGCTTCTGATGCTCACCCTTTTCAGGCTCTCGTTGAACGTGGCATCCACACGGCTGATTCTTTTGCACGGCAGCGAAGGCCCGGAGGCAGCCGGGGCGATCATCATGTCATTCGGTGCCTTTGTGGTGGGCGGCAACTATGTGGTGGGTCTAATTATTTTCATTATTCTGGTACTCATCAATTTCATGGTAATCACCAAGGGTGCCGGTCGTATTGCAGAGGTGGCCGCCCGTTTTACCCTGGATGCCATGCCCGGCAAACAGATGGCCATTGATGCGGACCTCAATGCCGGCATGATCGACGAAATAGAAGCCGGCGAGCGAAGGGCTGCCATTGCCAGGGAATCGGAATTTCATGGCGCCATGGACGGTGCCTCCAAATTTGTCCGTGGCGACGCCATTGCCGGCATTGTGATCACTTTGATTAATATCGGCGCAGGCTTTCTTATCGGTGTGGTGCAGCAGGGGATGCCGCTTGGGGAGGCTTTGACCAATTACACCCTGCTCACCGTGGGTGACGGCCTTGTCTCCCAGATTCCGGCGCTTTTGATTTCTGCTGCCTCAGGTCTTCTGGTATCCCGTTCCGGCGCAGACAGCAAGATGGGACAGGCTTTTGCCAAGCATCTGTTTTCCAGTACCACCCCGGTAATGGTGGGGGCTGTGGTTGTTTTTCTCATAGGCGTTATCCCGGGCCTTCCCACTATCCCCTTTATGACTTTAGGAATTACCATGGGAACCATTGCCTGGTATTTTTTAGGACAAGAGGGAAAAAAAGAGGAAGAAAAACAGCAGGCCATTGAAAAGGCCCAGACCCAGGCCCAGGAAGAGACACCCGGAAAACCCGAGGATGTGGATCATCTGCTGCGTCTGGATACCATGGAACTGGAAGTGGGATATGGCCTTATTCCCCTGGTGGACAAGCAGCAGGACGGTACGCTTCTGGGACGGATCAAGGCCATCCGCCGGCAGTTTGCCACGGAGATGGGTATCATTGTTCCGCCTATCCATATCCGGGATAATCTGAATTTAAGCCCGGCCCAGTACCGCCTTATGATTAAGGGCGTTGAGACTGCCGGTGCAGAGCTTATGGTCAATCACTATCTGGCCATGGATCCCGGTGGTGCGGCTAAAAAAATTGACGGGATTGATACGGTTGAACCGGCCTTTAATCTGCCGGCCCTGTGGATACCCATGTCCAGGGAAGAGGAGGCCAAATTTTCCGGATACACTGTGGTGGACAACTCCACGGTTATTGCCACCCATTTGACGGAAATCATCAGAAACAATGCCCACAATCTGCTTAGCCGACAAGATGTCCAGCATCTTCTGGATAACCTGGCCAAAACCAGTCCCAAGGTTGTGGAGGAACTGGTGCCCAATCTTTTAAGTGTCGGCGCTGTCCAGAAGGTGCTCCAGAATCTTTTGCGGGAACGTGTCTCCATTCGGGATCTGTTGACCATTGTGGAAACCCTGGCAGATTTTGCCCCGGCGGGCAAGGACCCGGATCTGTTAACCGAATATGTGCGCCAGCGGGTTGCCAAAGGTATGCTGGCGCCTTACCTGCAGCCCGGTAAAAAATTGCAAGTCATGACATTGGACCGCAGGCTTGAAGAAATTCTAACAAAAAATATCAAGCGGACCGACCACGGGACTTACCTGGCTTTAGAGCCTGTCCTGATAACGGAATTTGTCGGTGCCGTATCCAAACAGGTGGAAAAACTCATCACACTGAATACCCAGCCTGTGCTCATGACCTCGCCCACATTGCGCCGTCACGTTCGTCGTCTGATTGAGCCCTCTCTTCCCAACGTTTTTGTGGTATCCCACGCAGAGATCGTGGATGATATTAACCTGCAGGCTGTCGGAAAGGTGACCTTAAAGAATGGATAA
- a CDS encoding EscU/YscU/HrcU family type III secretion system export apparatus switch protein: MTPKDKRKKAVALKYDRLKDGAPEVTAKGQGKVAENIIALALAHGVPVKDDPDLVEVLASLDISQEIPPEIYVAVAELLAFVYGANAKKPEKKS, encoded by the coding sequence ATGACACCTAAAGACAAAAGAAAAAAAGCAGTTGCCCTGAAATATGACAGGCTTAAGGACGGAGCTCCGGAGGTCACCGCTAAGGGCCAGGGCAAGGTGGCTGAAAATATCATTGCCCTGGCACTGGCCCATGGCGTTCCGGTAAAGGACGATCCTGACCTGGTGGAGGTTCTGGCATCCCTTGACATCAGCCAGGAAATTCCGCCTGAAATATATGTGGCGGTGGCCGAACTTCTTGCTTTTGTTTATGGGGCCAATGCTAAAAAGCCCGAAAAAAAATCCTGA
- a CDS encoding MinD/ParA family protein, with amino-acid sequence MDQAKGLRQIARTSAMQRRERNGASNGNSYPRVIAVTSGKGGVGKTNIVGNLAVAMTRLGKRVVIIDTDVGLANIDIVFNLRHKYNIRHLISGEKTLSQVMVTTNHGIGILPGGSGFADLTHFSEGEKLTLLSEFEAFSNMADIILLDTGAGISSNVLYFNASADQCLVVATTEPTSITDAYALMKVMSQNYGIKYFKLVVNMAENRTGAKKVYGSLSNALDKFLKNVVLEYCGHVPFDPALQKAVRNRSILLDMVKHSPAADAIADLAKNLLNDDRTNQNQGNLTFFMNRVFEAAQ; translated from the coding sequence GTGGATCAAGCAAAAGGACTGCGGCAGATAGCCAGGACAAGTGCGATGCAAAGACGGGAACGGAACGGGGCTTCCAATGGCAATTCATACCCCAGGGTCATTGCGGTGACCAGCGGTAAAGGCGGGGTGGGTAAAACCAATATTGTGGGAAATCTGGCCGTGGCCATGACACGACTCGGCAAACGGGTGGTGATCATAGATACGGATGTGGGCCTGGCCAATATTGACATCGTATTTAACCTAAGACACAAATATAACATCCGCCATCTGATATCCGGGGAAAAAACATTATCCCAGGTGATGGTAACAACGAATCATGGCATCGGTATTCTCCCGGGGGGATCCGGGTTTGCCGATTTGACCCATTTCAGTGAAGGTGAGAAATTGACCCTGCTGTCGGAGTTTGAGGCTTTTTCCAACATGGCAGATATTATTTTGCTGGATACAGGCGCCGGTATTTCATCCAATGTGCTCTATTTTAACGCATCTGCAGACCAGTGCCTGGTGGTGGCAACCACGGAACCCACCTCAATCACCGATGCCTATGCCCTGATGAAGGTCATGTCTCAAAATTATGGGATAAAGTATTTCAAACTGGTGGTGAACATGGCGGAGAACCGAACCGGGGCCAAAAAAGTTTACGGATCTTTAAGCAACGCCCTGGATAAATTTTTAAAAAATGTGGTTCTTGAATACTGTGGACATGTCCCTTTTGATCCGGCTCTGCAAAAGGCCGTTCGAAACCGCAGCATCCTTTTAGATATGGTAAAACACAGTCCTGCAGCCGATGCCATCGCTGATCTTGCAAAGAATCTGCTCAATGACGACAGGACGAACCAGAACCAGGGAAACCTGACCTTTTTTATGAACCGGGTGTTTGAAGCGGCCCAATAA